A single window of Anopheles moucheti chromosome 2, idAnoMoucSN_F20_07, whole genome shotgun sequence DNA harbors:
- the LOC128309702 gene encoding HMG box transcription factor BBX, whose amino-acid sequence MDSNNNLADRNNCHTFTNPDDDHQHDETIIREQEHENTNVSEWNWSKTTHNIQSKTDDGCITSQLDVSQPKDEFTKVKTIETLDKACQTGELADGTTLPIPDTAEDVTEQRVKYELKRPSNSFLLFCKQHRSILSNHYNEENRLITEKLGKWWNQLTEEQKSPYEIIASQYRKQMLAVDPGFKWIKRTPTNRQPSPVTDEVRANASLTVEETAQMDVSDDTIITDECLEAAEALVSLRGSAQLTTFKLADESNMGSLKDLYIGTGTQLSVACQPLESRCKRSSQVMTSCVQPIGEGTRAPKATRSCKANRYKDIMNNMYRRAKKSSKKTQTDPIKQPRAASTCQSTITNSDTLDSNISKVTEEELLAELDSKMAEVSPLSIDHFLSVLVRHRKKRKRSKKSASNAKRRKTKLSTAPKPSGDVLAEDFTVGSTPVGTTAQPATSVATASEALTLVQPTSTKLVGSNKRKFPKELVTHNPQSGMVERQTILLSFDKPGA is encoded by the exons ATGGATAGCAACAATAATCTTGCAGATAGAAATAATTGCCACACCTTCACGAATCCAGACGATGATCACCAGCACGATGAAACCATCATTCGAGAACAGGAGCACGAAAACACGAATGTTTCGGAGTGGAACTGgtccaaaacaacgcacaataTTCAAAGCAAGACTGACGATGGCTGCATTACAAGTCAGCTCGACGTATCGCAGCCCAAAGATGAGTTCACCAAGGTCAAAACCATCGAAACATTGGACAAAGCTTGTCAGACTGGGGAACTAGCAGATGGAACTACGCTACCAATACCGGACACTGCCGAGGATGTAACGGAACAGCGGGTTAAGTACGAATTGAAGCGTCCGAGCAATTCGTTTCTCttgttttgcaaacaacaCCGATCGATATTGAGTAACCATTACAACGAGGAAAACAG GCTAATAACGGAAAAGCTCGGCAAATGGTGGAATCAACTTACAGAAGAACAGAAATCTCCGTATGAAATAATAGCGTCGCAA TATCGCAAACAAATGTTGGCAGTAGATCCCGGATTCAAATGGATTAAACGCACGCCGACAAACCGTCAACCATCTCCAGTTACTGACGAGGTTAGGGCAAACGCATCCTTGACTGTGGAAGAGACTGCTCAGATGGATGTATCTGATGATACCATCATTACGGACGAATGTTTGGAAGCGGCAGAAGCTTTGGTTAGTTTGCGTGGAAGCGCTCAGTTGACCACGTTCAAGCTGGCGGACGAATCGAATATGGGAAGCTTAAAAGATCTCTATATCGGAACCGGTACGCAACTGTCTG tTGCCTGTCAGCCATTGGAGTCTCGGTGCAAGCGATCATCCCAAGTGATGACATCGTGTGTGCAGCCTATTGGCGAAGGCACACGTGCACCGAAAGCCACACGATCATGTAAAGCTAATAGGTACAAGGATATCATGAACAATATGTATCGACGAgcaaaaaaatcttcaaaaaaaacgcaaacagaCCCCATTAAGCAACCAAGGGCTGCCAGCACCTGCCAGTCAACTATCACTAACAGCGATACATTAGACTCAAACATTAGCAAAGTTACCGAGGAAGAGTTGTTAGCGGAGTTGGACTCAAAAATGGCTGAAGTATCTCCGTTGAGCATTGACCACTTTTTAAGCGTTTTAGTAAGACAtagaaaaaagaggaaaaggtCGAAAA AATCTGCATCGAATGCCAAAAGGAGGAAAACAAAGCTGTCAACTGCACCAAAGCCCTCCGGCGACGTGCTGGCTGAGGATTTCACAGTGGGAAGTACACCGGTCGGTACAACAGCACAGCCAGCAACGTCTGTCGCAACCGCTTCTGAGGCACTGACGTTGGTGCAACCTACATCCACCAAACTAGTCGGCAGTAACAAGCGCAAATTTCCCAAAGAACTTGTTACACATAACCCCCAGTCAGGGATGGTGGAACGACAAACGATCTTGTTATCCTTTGATAAGCCTGGTGCGTAG